One segment of Streptomyces roseifaciens DNA contains the following:
- a CDS encoding alpha/beta hydrolase, with amino-acid sequence MGIRTTAAVAAVTAFGAGAAALAAGRYASDAALRASPGGPPPDQPRLAVHAVDGDFITLTRHQASLRPGVYGLTGSGLHAVVGSVVQDAPHAADAVVRRLERVTRGVPEPGDRVWMTPQLHAGNPRDALGLDHADVVVPGELGPLPAWFLPAARDTWVITVHGLGATREHPMVVMPLLHRLRLPVLDLAYRGDSGAPRPPDGISRFGLAEWHDLAAAVRYALAQGARRIVLHGWSTGATMALLAATDPALRPHISGLVMDSPVLDWPAALHSLAAARGVPAPLLPLALHAARGRTGMAPDGLARVRDPARLTLPVLLAHGPDDTVAPWHTSRELAAARPDLIVLHTVGRAPHAAMWNAAPGRYEEALRRFLIPLM; translated from the coding sequence ATGGGCATACGGACCACGGCGGCCGTGGCCGCCGTCACGGCTTTCGGTGCCGGTGCGGCCGCCCTGGCGGCCGGACGGTACGCCTCCGACGCCGCCCTCCGGGCTTCCCCCGGCGGGCCGCCGCCCGATCAGCCGCGGCTCGCCGTCCACGCCGTCGACGGCGACTTCATCACCCTCACCCGCCACCAGGCCTCGCTGCGCCCGGGCGTCTACGGGCTTACCGGAAGCGGCCTGCACGCAGTCGTCGGCTCCGTCGTCCAGGACGCGCCGCACGCCGCCGACGCCGTGGTGCGCCGCCTGGAGCGCGTCACGCGCGGCGTGCCCGAGCCGGGTGACCGGGTGTGGATGACCCCGCAGCTGCACGCCGGGAACCCCCGCGACGCCCTCGGCCTCGACCACGCCGACGTCGTGGTCCCCGGCGAGCTCGGACCGCTGCCCGCCTGGTTCCTGCCCGCCGCCCGCGACACCTGGGTGATCACCGTGCACGGCCTGGGCGCCACCCGCGAGCACCCGATGGTCGTCATGCCGCTCCTGCACCGCCTCCGGTTGCCGGTCCTCGACCTGGCCTACCGGGGCGATTCCGGAGCCCCCCGGCCACCGGACGGAATCAGCCGTTTCGGGCTGGCCGAATGGCATGATCTCGCCGCTGCCGTCCGCTATGCCCTGGCCCAGGGTGCCCGCCGTATCGTCCTCCACGGCTGGTCCACGGGCGCCACCATGGCGCTGCTCGCGGCCACCGACCCCGCCCTGCGCCCGCACATCAGTGGCCTGGTCATGGATTCGCCCGTGCTCGACTGGCCGGCCGCCCTGCACTCCCTGGCCGCGGCCCGCGGCGTGCCCGCCCCGCTGCTCCCGCTCGCCCTGCACGCCGCCCGCGGCCGGACCGGAATGGCCCCGGACGGGCTCGCCCGGGTCCGGGACCCGGCCCGGCTGACCCTGCCCGTCCTCCTCGCCCACGGCCCCGACGACACCGTCGCGCCGTGGCACACGTCACGCGAACTCGCGGCCGCCCGCCCCGATCTGATCGTCCTGCACACCGTCGGCCGGGCCCCGCACGCCGCGATGTGGAATGCCGCCCCGGGGCGTTACGAGGAGGCTCTGCGGAGGTTCCTCATCCCCTTGATGTGA
- a CDS encoding VOC family protein, which produces MTGTHTPSIYPTLLYRDAKAAIAQLTKAFGFAQAALYESEDGTVLHAELAYGNGRVMIGSKGRVGVFAEAMRESGPVGVYVVVEDTDTHFRQADKSGVEILMPPTDQEYGSRDYMARDLEGNVWSFGTYVPAG; this is translated from the coding sequence ATGACAGGCACGCACACGCCGAGCATCTACCCCACGCTGCTCTACCGCGACGCGAAGGCGGCGATCGCACAGCTCACCAAGGCGTTCGGCTTCGCTCAGGCCGCCCTGTACGAGAGCGAGGACGGCACGGTCCTGCACGCCGAACTCGCCTACGGCAACGGCAGGGTGATGATCGGTTCGAAGGGACGGGTGGGGGTGTTCGCCGAGGCCATGCGCGAGAGCGGTCCGGTGGGCGTCTACGTCGTGGTCGAGGACACCGACACGCACTTCCGGCAGGCCGACAAGAGCGGCGTGGAGATCCTGATGCCGCCGACGGACCAGGAGTACGGCTCGCGGGACTACATGGCGCGGGACCTGGAGGGGAACGTGTGGAGCTTCGGGACGTACGTCCCGGCGGGGTGA
- a CDS encoding ABC-F family ATP-binding cassette domain-containing protein, producing MITASGIELRAGARILIENASFRIAKGDRIGLVGRNGAGKTTLTKCLAGEGMPAGGTISRSGEVGYLPQDPRTGDLDVLARDRILSARGLDSVLRKMRENEDRMANGKGATRDNAMKKYARLETEFLTKGGYAAEAEAATIAAALGLPDRILGQPLHTLSGGQRRRVELARILFSDADVLLLDEPTNHLDADSIAWLRDYLKTYRGGFIVISHDVDLVETVVNKVFYLDANRSQIDVYNMGWKLYQQQREADEKRRKRERQNAEKKAAALNSQADKMRAKATKTVAAQNMAKRAERLLKGLDEVRVSDKVAKLRFPEPAPCGKTPLTAEGLSKSYGSLEIFTDVDLAIDKGSRVVILGLNGAGKTTLLRLLAGAEKPDTGQVTPGHGLKLGYYAQEHETLDPDRTVLENMRSSAPDLDLVEVRKTLGSFLFSGDDVDKPAGVLSGGEKTRLALATLVVSSANVLLLDEPTNNLDPASREEILGALRTYKGAVVLVTHDEGAVDALEPERIILLPDGVEDLWGPDYADLVALA from the coding sequence GTGATCACCGCCTCCGGCATCGAGCTGCGCGCCGGCGCCCGCATCCTCATCGAGAACGCCTCCTTCCGCATCGCCAAGGGCGACCGCATCGGCCTCGTGGGCCGCAACGGCGCGGGCAAGACCACCCTCACCAAGTGCCTGGCCGGCGAGGGCATGCCCGCGGGCGGCACGATCAGCCGCTCCGGCGAGGTCGGCTACCTCCCGCAGGACCCGCGCACCGGCGACCTCGACGTGCTCGCCCGCGACCGCATCCTCTCCGCCCGCGGCCTCGACTCCGTCCTGCGCAAGATGCGCGAGAACGAGGACCGCATGGCCAACGGCAAGGGCGCCACCCGCGACAACGCGATGAAGAAGTACGCCCGTCTGGAGACCGAGTTCCTCACCAAGGGCGGCTACGCCGCCGAGGCGGAGGCCGCCACCATCGCGGCCGCCCTCGGCCTGCCCGACCGCATCCTCGGCCAGCCCCTGCACACCCTCTCCGGCGGTCAGCGCCGCCGCGTCGAGCTGGCCCGGATCCTCTTCTCCGACGCCGACGTCCTGCTGCTCGACGAGCCCACCAACCACCTCGACGCCGACTCCATCGCCTGGCTGCGGGACTACCTCAAGACGTACCGCGGCGGCTTCATCGTGATCTCCCACGACGTCGACCTCGTCGAGACCGTCGTCAACAAGGTCTTCTACCTCGACGCGAACCGTTCGCAGATCGACGTCTACAACATGGGCTGGAAGCTCTACCAGCAGCAGCGCGAGGCCGACGAGAAGCGCCGCAAGCGCGAGCGCCAGAACGCCGAGAAGAAGGCCGCCGCCCTCAACTCGCAGGCCGACAAGATGCGCGCCAAGGCCACCAAGACCGTCGCCGCGCAGAACATGGCCAAGCGCGCCGAGCGGCTGCTCAAGGGCCTGGACGAGGTCCGCGTCTCCGACAAGGTCGCCAAGCTCCGCTTCCCGGAGCCCGCGCCGTGCGGCAAGACCCCGCTCACCGCCGAGGGCCTGTCGAAGTCCTACGGCTCGCTGGAGATCTTCACCGACGTCGACCTGGCCATCGACAAGGGCTCGCGCGTGGTCATCCTCGGCCTCAACGGTGCGGGCAAGACCACGCTGCTGCGGCTGCTCGCCGGCGCCGAGAAGCCCGACACCGGCCAGGTCACCCCCGGCCACGGCCTCAAGCTCGGCTACTACGCGCAGGAGCACGAGACGCTCGACCCGGACCGCACGGTCCTGGAGAACATGCGCTCCTCCGCGCCCGACCTCGACCTGGTCGAGGTCCGCAAGACGCTGGGCTCCTTCCTGTTCTCCGGCGACGACGTCGACAAGCCCGCGGGCGTGCTGTCCGGCGGCGAGAAGACCCGGCTGGCCCTGGCCACCCTGGTCGTCTCCTCCGCCAACGTGCTGCTGCTCGACGAGCCCACCAACAACCTCGACCCGGCCAGCCGCGAGGAG
- a CDS encoding inorganic phosphate transporter, with the protein MEHITLLIGIVIVTALVFDFTNGFHDTANAMATTISTGALKPKTAVAMSAVLNLVGAFLSVEVAKTISGGIIDETAGIRPEVIFAGLVGAIVWNLLTWLAGLPSSSSHALFGGLIGATVVAVGFDAVNTDKVVMKVLIPAVAAPLVAGIAAWCATRLTYRLTKGRDERETAKGYRAGQIASAALVSLAHGTNDAQKTMGVITLALVAGGVVAPHADPPMWVIVSAGLAIALGTYLGGWRIIQTLGKGLTDIKPAQGFAAQTGAATVILASSHIGFALSTTQVCSGSIMGAGLGRKGGVVRWSTASRMIMAWGLTLPAAGLVAGGAALLADQGDWGVAAVAVLGLAVSGAIWLASRRKPVTHEDLDSSEAGTDAEPAGVVTAALQAVAPPPAGPLAAAVSPSPEAGRAPAAATAS; encoded by the coding sequence ATGGAACACATCACGCTTCTCATCGGGATCGTGATCGTCACGGCCTTGGTGTTCGACTTTACGAACGGCTTCCACGACACGGCCAACGCCATGGCCACCACCATCTCCACCGGGGCTCTCAAGCCCAAGACCGCGGTGGCGATGTCGGCGGTCCTGAACCTCGTCGGGGCGTTCCTGTCCGTCGAGGTGGCCAAGACCATCTCCGGGGGAATCATCGATGAGACCGCCGGCATCAGACCCGAAGTGATCTTCGCCGGTCTGGTCGGCGCCATCGTCTGGAACCTGCTGACCTGGCTCGCCGGGCTCCCCTCCAGCTCCTCGCACGCCCTCTTCGGCGGTCTGATCGGTGCGACGGTCGTCGCCGTCGGCTTCGACGCGGTCAACACCGACAAGGTCGTCATGAAGGTGCTGATCCCGGCCGTCGCCGCGCCGCTCGTGGCCGGCATCGCCGCCTGGTGCGCGACCCGCCTCACCTACCGGCTCACCAAGGGCCGCGACGAGCGCGAGACCGCCAAGGGCTACCGCGCCGGCCAGATCGCCTCGGCCGCCCTGGTCTCCCTCGCCCACGGCACCAACGACGCCCAGAAGACCATGGGCGTGATCACCCTCGCCCTCGTCGCCGGCGGCGTCGTCGCCCCGCACGCCGACCCGCCCATGTGGGTCATCGTCTCCGCGGGCCTGGCCATCGCGCTCGGCACGTACCTGGGCGGCTGGCGCATCATCCAGACCCTCGGCAAGGGCCTCACCGACATCAAGCCCGCGCAGGGCTTCGCCGCGCAGACCGGCGCCGCGACCGTGATCCTCGCCTCCTCGCACATCGGCTTCGCCCTCTCCACCACCCAGGTCTGCTCCGGCTCGATCATGGGCGCCGGCCTCGGCCGCAAGGGCGGCGTCGTCCGCTGGTCGACCGCAAGCCGCATGATCATGGCCTGGGGCCTGACCCTGCCCGCCGCGGGCCTGGTCGCCGGTGGCGCCGCCCTCCTCGCCGACCAGGGCGACTGGGGCGTCGCGGCCGTCGCCGTCCTCGGCCTGGCCGTCTCCGGCGCGATCTGGCTGGCCTCGCGCCGCAAGCCGGTCACCCACGAGGACCTCGACTCGAGCGAGGCCGGCACCGACGCCGAGCCGGCCGGTGTCGTCACCGCGGCCCTGCAGGCCGTCGCCCCGCCGCCGGCCGGCCCCCTGGCCGCCGCGGTCTCCCCCTCCCCCGAGGCCGGGCGGGCTCCTGCCGCCGCCACGGCGAGCTAA
- a CDS encoding neutral zinc metallopeptidase: MQFDDDAGLDTSQVQDERGSRIPGGGMTIGGGIVGLVALVLGLFFGIGPQELGLTSEPAPGGTSNSDAQVTRDCKTGRDANTREDCRIVAVVNSAQSFWSREFARRSATYTPASTVFFTGQVRTACGPASSAVGPFYCPGDRKVYLDLGFFNELRTKFGASGGPFAEAYVVAHEYGHHVQNLMGTLGRSQDGGTGAGSNAVRVELQADCYAGVWARHATTTPEKSTGRPLIKQLTKADIDDGLSAAAAVGDDRIQEKFQGRVTPESWTHGSAAQRQQWFNTGYSTGDMARCNTFR, from the coding sequence ATGCAGTTCGACGACGACGCGGGACTGGACACCTCCCAGGTCCAGGACGAGCGCGGCAGCCGGATCCCGGGCGGCGGGATGACCATCGGCGGCGGCATCGTCGGGCTGGTCGCACTGGTGCTCGGGCTGTTCTTCGGCATCGGCCCGCAGGAGCTCGGGCTCACCTCCGAACCGGCGCCGGGCGGTACCTCGAACAGCGACGCCCAGGTCACCCGGGACTGCAAGACGGGCCGGGACGCCAACACCCGCGAGGACTGCCGCATCGTCGCCGTGGTCAACAGCGCCCAGTCCTTCTGGAGCCGGGAGTTCGCCCGCCGCTCGGCCACCTACACGCCGGCGTCGACGGTCTTCTTCACCGGCCAGGTCCGTACGGCCTGCGGACCCGCGTCCTCGGCCGTCGGGCCCTTCTACTGCCCCGGCGACCGGAAGGTCTACCTCGACCTCGGGTTCTTCAACGAGCTGCGGACGAAGTTCGGGGCGAGCGGCGGCCCGTTCGCCGAGGCCTACGTCGTCGCGCACGAGTACGGGCACCACGTCCAGAACCTGATGGGGACGCTCGGCCGCTCCCAGGACGGCGGCACGGGCGCCGGGAGCAACGCCGTCCGGGTCGAGCTGCAGGCCGACTGCTACGCGGGGGTCTGGGCCCGGCACGCGACGACCACGCCCGAGAAGTCCACCGGGCGCCCCCTGATCAAACAGCTGACCAAGGCGGACATCGACGACGGCCTGTCGGCGGCCGCGGCCGTCGGCGACGACCGCATCCAGGAGAAGTTCCAGGGCCGGGTGACCCCCGAGAGCTGGACGCACGGCTCGGCCGCACAGCGGCAGCAGTGGTTCAACACGGGGTACAGCACGGGGGACATGGCCCGGTGCAACACCTTCCGCTGA
- a CDS encoding class II aldolase/adducin family protein, with translation MRESEQIRRAWDGVVATARRTTADGLVVGTSGNVSARVGDAVVVTPSGIPYDRLTPRDLVAVDLEGRPLLGDLAPTSELPLHLAVYRATGAAAIVHTHAVHATAVSTLVDELPLIHYMAGALGGPVRVAPYALYGSDELAAHALEALTGRTGCLLRNHGTLTYGASLDQAYDRTAQLEWMCRVWLTASSLPGRTPTLLTPAQAERAEEKLRGYGRP, from the coding sequence ATGAGAGAGAGCGAACAGATCCGCCGGGCATGGGACGGCGTCGTCGCCACGGCCCGGCGCACCACGGCCGACGGCCTCGTGGTGGGCACCTCGGGCAACGTCTCCGCACGGGTCGGGGACGCCGTCGTCGTCACCCCGAGCGGCATCCCGTACGACCGGCTGACCCCGCGCGACCTGGTCGCCGTCGACCTGGAGGGCCGCCCGCTCCTGGGCGACCTGGCCCCCACCAGCGAGCTCCCCCTGCACCTCGCCGTCTACCGCGCCACCGGCGCCGCGGCCATCGTGCACACCCACGCCGTGCACGCCACGGCCGTCTCCACCCTCGTCGACGAGCTCCCGCTGATCCACTACATGGCCGGCGCCCTCGGGGGGCCGGTCCGCGTCGCCCCCTACGCCCTCTACGGCAGCGACGAGCTGGCCGCGCACGCCCTGGAGGCCCTCACCGGCCGCACCGGCTGCCTCCTGCGCAATCACGGAACCCTCACCTACGGCGCGAGCCTCGACCAGGCGTACGACCGCACCGCCCAGCTGGAGTGGATGTGCCGGGTCTGGCTCACCGCCTCGTCACTCCCCGGCCGCACCCCCACGCTCCTCACTCCCGCCCAGGCCGAACGAGCCGAGGAAAAACTCCGCGGCTACGGGAGGCCGTAG
- a CDS encoding cobalamin biosynthesis protein has protein sequence MRADPIGFACGAALGFLGDRVLGDPRRGHPVAAFGRAAQTVEQRLWRDHRGHGAVHALLCAGGAAAGAALLARAARASRPAGIALTAAATWAVLGGTSLGREARAIGGALAAGDEDVARERLPHLCGRDPQALDGQQIARAVVESVAENTSDAVVGALVWGALGGVPGLVGFRAVNTLDAMVGHKSPRYRRFGWASARLDDVAGWPGARLTAALAVLAGPDPRGAWRVVRRDASRHPSPNAGPVEAAFAGALGVRLGGTLAYAGRVEHRPVLGAENRPVATDDIERAVRLSRRVSLLALGTAVVGRLSVGNFARYARRRSR, from the coding sequence ATGCGTGCCGATCCGATCGGTTTCGCGTGCGGCGCCGCCCTCGGCTTCCTCGGTGACCGCGTCCTGGGCGACCCCCGCCGCGGCCACCCCGTGGCCGCGTTCGGCCGCGCCGCCCAGACCGTCGAGCAACGCCTGTGGCGCGACCACCGCGGCCACGGCGCCGTGCACGCCCTGCTGTGCGCGGGCGGCGCCGCCGCCGGTGCCGCGCTGCTGGCGCGCGCCGCACGCGCTTCCCGCCCCGCCGGCATCGCCCTGACCGCCGCCGCCACCTGGGCCGTGCTCGGGGGCACCTCCCTGGGCCGCGAGGCCCGCGCCATCGGCGGCGCGCTCGCCGCCGGCGACGAGGACGTCGCCCGCGAGCGCCTGCCGCACCTGTGCGGGCGCGACCCGCAGGCCCTGGACGGGCAGCAGATCGCGCGCGCCGTCGTGGAGTCCGTGGCCGAGAACACCTCCGACGCCGTCGTCGGCGCGCTGGTGTGGGGCGCCCTGGGGGGCGTGCCGGGGCTGGTGGGCTTCCGGGCGGTGAACACGCTGGACGCGATGGTGGGCCACAAGTCGCCCCGATACCGCCGCTTCGGCTGGGCCTCGGCCCGTCTCGACGACGTCGCCGGCTGGCCCGGCGCCCGCCTCACCGCGGCCCTCGCCGTCCTCGCGGGCCCGGATCCGCGCGGCGCCTGGCGGGTGGTCCGGCGGGACGCGTCCCGTCACCCCAGCCCCAACGCGGGCCCCGTGGAGGCCGCGTTCGCCGGCGCCCTCGGCGTGCGCCTCGGCGGCACCCTCGCGTACGCGGGCCGCGTCGAGCACCGTCCCGTGCTGGGGGCGGAGAACCGCCCGGTGGCGACGGACGACATCGAACGCGCGGTACGCCTTTCGCGCCGGGTGTCCCTGCTGGCCCTGGGAACGGCCGTGGTGGGCAGGCTCTCTGTCGGAAACTTCGCACGGTACGCACGGAGGAGGAGCCGGTGA